One part of the Microbacterium aurugineum genome encodes these proteins:
- a CDS encoding response regulator transcription factor, whose translation MRLLLVEDEVDLADALADGLRREGYLVDVARDGASALTAAAGSDVDVIVLDRDLPVLSGDAVCRTLVGQEYPARILMLTAAGTLNDRVEGLDLGADDYLAKPFAYVELLARLRALGRRAQPTRLNAVWEFAGVRLDVVRRVVERDGTPIRLTLKEFGVLETLLAAEGGYVSADDLLNEVWDEPLERTRGVVKIVVHTLRRKLGSPALIQSAAGHGYRVGTI comes from the coding sequence ATGCGATTGCTGCTGGTGGAAGACGAGGTCGATCTGGCCGACGCGCTCGCCGATGGCCTGCGCCGGGAGGGATACCTGGTCGATGTCGCACGCGACGGCGCGAGCGCCCTGACCGCCGCCGCGGGGAGCGATGTGGACGTGATCGTCCTCGACCGCGACCTGCCCGTGCTGAGCGGCGATGCCGTGTGTCGCACGCTCGTGGGGCAGGAGTATCCCGCCCGCATCCTCATGCTCACCGCGGCGGGAACCCTCAACGACCGCGTCGAGGGTCTCGACCTCGGTGCCGACGACTACCTCGCCAAGCCCTTCGCCTATGTCGAGCTGTTGGCCAGACTCCGCGCGCTCGGCCGCCGTGCGCAGCCCACCCGGTTGAACGCGGTGTGGGAGTTCGCCGGCGTCCGCCTCGACGTCGTGCGGCGCGTCGTGGAACGCGACGGGACACCGATCCGCCTCACGCTCAAGGAATTCGGAGTGCTCGAGACGTTGCTCGCCGCGGAAGGGGGATACGTCAGCGCCGACGATCTGCTCAACGAGGTATGGGACGAGCCGCTCGAACGCACGCGCGGCGTGGTCAAGATCGTGGTGCACACGCTGCGCCGCAAACTCGGATCGCCGGCTCTCATCCAGTCCGCGGCAGGACACGGCTACCGAGTGGGGACGATATGA
- a CDS encoding ABC transporter ATP-binding protein — protein MLLEIQDLDLAFGHGEDAVKILTGITLSVDRGELVGLVGESGSGKSTTVRAALALYGEEATIAGSIRIDGTQMVAADERTRRRVRSASVSLVQQDPRSALNPVRRIGDSLSERLVRVHGWQRNRAEAHIIQLLAAVGLTHPERRMRQFPHELSGGMLQRVVIASALSADPALLLADEATSALDVTTQAEIVAIFQRQIRERGLGMLFITHDLALAGAICDRIHVLRQGEIVETLTKPGLFADAVHPYTLSLIEAAPVLDTKEPS, from the coding sequence ATGCTCCTCGAAATTCAGGACCTTGATCTCGCCTTCGGGCACGGTGAAGACGCGGTGAAGATCCTCACCGGCATCACCCTGAGTGTGGACCGCGGCGAACTCGTCGGGCTCGTGGGCGAGTCGGGCTCGGGAAAGTCGACGACGGTGCGCGCGGCCCTCGCCCTCTATGGCGAGGAAGCGACGATCGCGGGGAGTATCCGGATCGATGGAACACAGATGGTGGCCGCCGACGAAAGGACCCGACGTCGGGTGCGCTCCGCATCCGTCTCGCTTGTGCAGCAGGACCCGCGTTCCGCACTCAACCCCGTGCGGCGCATCGGGGATTCGCTCTCCGAACGACTCGTGCGTGTCCACGGGTGGCAGCGAAACCGTGCGGAGGCGCACATCATCCAGCTCCTGGCCGCGGTGGGGCTGACTCACCCGGAGCGGCGCATGCGGCAGTTTCCGCACGAGCTCTCGGGCGGCATGCTTCAGCGCGTCGTCATCGCATCGGCGCTGAGCGCCGACCCTGCGCTCCTTCTCGCCGACGAGGCGACGAGCGCGCTCGACGTGACGACGCAAGCCGAGATCGTCGCCATCTTCCAGCGGCAGATCCGTGAACGTGGTCTCGGGATGCTCTTCATCACCCACGACCTGGCACTCGCGGGCGCGATCTGCGATCGGATCCATGTCCTTCGGCAGGGTGAGATCGTGGAGACGCTGACGAAACCCGGGCTCTTCGCGGATGCGGTCCACCCGTACACACTCTCGCTGATCGAAGCTGCCCCCGTGCTCGACACGAAGGAGCCGTCATGA
- a CDS encoding sensor histidine kinase, with translation MSFRTRLVIIIAGVFVAAGAALLAVQYLVVQQLFASAIDTTAASCVPALSITQLSQATSATEGSTPVYGATSTGCTYFATTADVTAFPMTTPMEPASLDSVEGAVLQQSTFLADEVGGGLLLWSVVVLVGFTGVAAAIAFWLARRSLDRIGEVTAAARDISERDLGRRLDLPGPDDEIKELGDTIDGMLDRLQSAFTAQDRFVANASHELRTPLTTTRTALEIPLEQGAVPAELQANVQRALRATEQSERLITALLALARSRTGLDEVEPVELSELIEDQVEESDAQGIVVHTNLRALTVEGDPMLLARAVRNLLENGIRHNVPGGEVWVRCRRERGRAVIDVESTGAPIAPATLAVLTEPFYRGDASRTSAGPDGTGLGLAIVQSIAKTHSGDVRLRARKGGGLIASIVLPL, from the coding sequence ATGAGCTTCCGGACCCGGCTGGTGATCATCATCGCCGGTGTCTTCGTCGCGGCGGGCGCAGCCCTGCTCGCCGTGCAGTACCTGGTGGTGCAACAGCTCTTCGCCTCCGCCATCGACACCACCGCGGCGAGCTGCGTGCCGGCACTGTCGATCACGCAACTCTCGCAAGCGACGAGCGCGACCGAGGGCAGCACACCCGTCTATGGGGCCACGAGTACCGGGTGCACGTACTTCGCGACGACGGCCGACGTCACGGCCTTCCCGATGACCACCCCGATGGAGCCGGCGTCACTCGATTCGGTCGAGGGTGCTGTGCTGCAGCAGTCGACGTTCCTCGCGGACGAGGTCGGCGGCGGGCTGCTGCTGTGGTCCGTCGTGGTACTCGTCGGCTTCACCGGGGTCGCGGCCGCGATCGCGTTCTGGCTCGCTCGTCGCTCGCTGGACCGTATCGGCGAGGTCACGGCCGCGGCCCGCGACATCTCCGAGCGCGACCTCGGACGACGGCTCGACCTCCCTGGGCCCGACGATGAGATCAAGGAGCTGGGCGACACGATCGACGGGATGCTCGATCGGCTGCAATCGGCGTTCACCGCGCAGGACCGGTTCGTGGCGAACGCCTCCCATGAACTGCGCACTCCGCTGACCACGACCAGGACTGCCCTGGAGATCCCCCTCGAGCAGGGTGCCGTGCCGGCGGAACTGCAAGCCAACGTGCAGCGCGCCCTGCGAGCCACCGAGCAGAGCGAACGACTCATCACCGCGCTGCTGGCACTCGCCCGGTCGCGCACCGGCCTGGATGAGGTCGAGCCGGTCGAACTCAGCGAACTCATCGAGGATCAGGTCGAGGAGTCGGACGCCCAGGGGATCGTCGTGCACACGAACCTCCGCGCGCTCACGGTCGAAGGCGATCCGATGCTGCTCGCCCGCGCCGTGCGCAACCTCCTCGAGAACGGCATCCGCCACAACGTCCCCGGGGGCGAGGTGTGGGTGCGCTGCCGACGTGAGCGCGGGCGCGCGGTGATCGACGTCGAGAGCACCGGCGCTCCGATCGCGCCGGCCACGCTGGCCGTGCTCACCGAACCCTTCTACCGGGGTGACGCGAGTCGCACATCCGCCGGCCCCGACGGTACCGGCTTGGGCCTCGCGATCGTGCAGAGCATCGCGAAGACCCACTCGGGCGACGTACGTCTGCGTGCACGTAAGGGCGGTGGCTTGATCGCGTCGATCGTGCTCCCCCTCTGA
- a CDS encoding ABC transporter permease translates to MVALAFRKLAGMVFTLVIASFIIFAAMYAAPGDPVTFLIGNPENLTPERIASVRAQYHLDEPMLVQYGHWASGVLTGDFGQSFQYHQPVSALLAARVPITLSLVAYAAILLTVIGIGLGVMAAVRRGKAVDTAITGATTLAASIPSFVLGIAFVALFAVELRWFPVAGAGTAGFDRVYALTLPALTLAVTALAIVSRVTRQSMIEQFSSEHVEAARASGLRERYVVRDHVLRAAWGPIITMIALVIASMIAGTVAVETVFGISGVGSLLVDAINTHDFPVVQAVLLFMVVAYMIVTTIVDLLLPVLDPRIGRRAVSA, encoded by the coding sequence GTGGTGGCGCTCGCGTTCCGCAAGCTCGCCGGCATGGTCTTCACGCTGGTGATCGCCTCCTTCATCATCTTCGCTGCGATGTACGCCGCGCCGGGTGATCCGGTCACGTTCCTCATCGGCAACCCCGAGAACCTGACCCCGGAGCGGATCGCGAGCGTCCGGGCCCAGTACCACCTCGACGAGCCGATGCTCGTTCAGTACGGGCACTGGGCCTCGGGAGTCCTCACCGGCGACTTCGGCCAGTCTTTCCAGTACCACCAGCCGGTGAGTGCGCTCCTTGCCGCGAGGGTGCCCATCACCCTGTCGCTCGTCGCGTACGCAGCCATCCTGCTCACAGTGATCGGCATCGGTCTCGGTGTCATGGCCGCCGTGCGCCGGGGGAAGGCGGTCGACACCGCTATCACCGGAGCAACGACCCTCGCCGCGAGCATCCCCTCCTTCGTGTTGGGCATTGCCTTCGTCGCGCTCTTCGCCGTGGAGCTGCGGTGGTTCCCGGTCGCCGGCGCAGGCACGGCGGGATTCGATCGCGTGTACGCGCTCACTCTTCCTGCGCTTACCCTCGCCGTCACCGCGCTCGCGATCGTGAGTCGTGTCACGCGCCAATCGATGATCGAGCAGTTCTCTTCCGAGCATGTCGAGGCTGCCCGCGCTTCGGGGCTGCGCGAACGGTATGTCGTGCGTGATCACGTCTTGCGCGCAGCCTGGGGGCCGATCATCACCATGATCGCGCTCGTCATCGCGAGCATGATCGCCGGAACGGTCGCAGTCGAGACGGTGTTCGGGATATCCGGCGTCGGCTCGCTCCTCGTCGATGCGATCAACACGCATGACTTCCCGGTGGTGCAAGCGGTGCTCCTCTTCATGGTCGTCGCCTACATGATCGTCACGACGATCGTCGACCTGCTCCTGCCCGTGCTCGACCCCCGAATCGGACGAAGGGCGGTGTCCGCATGA
- a CDS encoding ABC transporter substrate-binding protein, which yields MKKQHHPITLMIGAITASAFVLAGCSSSSDDDGGGDTAFDVPFGATTPAAAGSLDTVTWMLGGEPTTLDADIDATTADDTVLANVCDRLMQVQPDLTLGQGLASDAQWTDDTHLVFTIRQDALFHDGSPVSTADVLWSMQRHSAEGAAESDEYRNVVAIEQTGEDQITVTTSQPDAILLQAMAGDGGIVWNPRVIEAEGEDFGSPGSASACSGPYEVTSWDAGSQLTITKFADYWNSDVDALTNEIVFRWADETAIANSVTTGEAQGSFLENAGAARSFIESADVSVYQGPSTNAWVLETTDRGALTDERVRQALSLALDRTGVAAAAFGGLAQPWKTPVGSGAWGYQVDTFEQAYDALEGAPAKPSDADLAAAEDLISEAGVPSAPIVVASNGSSTHNVIANALVSAAQSIGLEAEITVIPQVQYGDFYSDPELRGQADLWPDEYYISKNDPLGFYKNGASDASVNFGVFADPEYDALVDEGYAATDDVERAAITIELQKRWVEHAVWIPVVATPSTLIMSNDVTGVPASAAFIYYPWAVDLGSTKG from the coding sequence ATGAAGAAGCAGCATCACCCCATCACGCTGATGATCGGCGCGATCACAGCGTCGGCGTTCGTCCTGGCCGGTTGCAGCTCGAGCTCGGACGACGACGGTGGCGGCGACACCGCCTTCGACGTCCCGTTCGGCGCGACGACACCTGCCGCTGCCGGCTCACTCGATACCGTGACCTGGATGCTCGGAGGAGAGCCGACGACGCTCGACGCCGACATCGACGCCACCACCGCCGACGACACGGTCCTCGCGAATGTCTGCGATCGGCTCATGCAGGTGCAACCTGACCTCACCCTCGGGCAGGGGCTGGCATCAGACGCGCAGTGGACCGATGACACCCATCTCGTCTTCACCATCAGGCAGGACGCGCTGTTCCATGACGGAAGCCCCGTGAGCACCGCCGACGTCTTGTGGAGCATGCAGCGACATTCCGCTGAGGGCGCTGCCGAATCCGACGAGTACCGGAATGTGGTCGCGATCGAACAGACCGGTGAGGACCAGATCACCGTCACGACGTCGCAGCCGGACGCCATCCTCCTCCAGGCGATGGCGGGCGACGGTGGCATCGTCTGGAACCCGCGTGTGATCGAAGCCGAAGGGGAGGACTTCGGCAGCCCCGGTTCCGCTTCCGCCTGCAGCGGACCGTACGAGGTGACCTCGTGGGATGCGGGGTCGCAGCTCACCATCACCAAGTTCGCCGACTACTGGAACTCAGACGTCGACGCTCTCACGAACGAGATCGTCTTCCGCTGGGCCGATGAGACTGCGATCGCAAACTCGGTCACGACGGGCGAAGCCCAGGGGTCCTTCCTGGAGAACGCAGGTGCCGCGAGGAGCTTCATCGAGAGCGCAGACGTCTCCGTCTATCAAGGTCCCTCAACGAACGCCTGGGTGCTCGAGACGACAGATCGTGGCGCGCTGACGGATGAGCGCGTCCGTCAGGCGCTCTCGCTCGCTCTCGATCGCACCGGGGTGGCCGCTGCCGCTTTCGGCGGTCTCGCCCAGCCGTGGAAGACGCCGGTCGGATCGGGGGCCTGGGGATACCAGGTCGATACCTTCGAGCAGGCGTACGACGCACTCGAAGGAGCGCCCGCGAAGCCGAGCGATGCCGACCTCGCCGCCGCCGAAGACCTGATCTCCGAGGCAGGCGTCCCGTCCGCTCCGATCGTCGTCGCGTCCAACGGGTCGTCGACGCACAACGTCATCGCGAACGCGCTCGTGTCCGCCGCGCAGTCCATCGGGCTGGAGGCGGAGATCACGGTGATCCCCCAGGTGCAGTACGGCGACTTCTACTCCGACCCCGAATTGCGGGGTCAGGCGGACTTGTGGCCCGATGAGTACTACATCTCGAAGAACGACCCGCTCGGCTTCTACAAGAACGGCGCATCCGATGCGAGCGTGAACTTCGGCGTCTTCGCCGACCCGGAATACGATGCGCTGGTCGATGAAGGCTACGCGGCGACGGACGACGTCGAGCGCGCCGCGATCACGATCGAGTTGCAGAAGCGCTGGGTGGAGCACGCCGTGTGGATCCCGGTCGTGGCGACGCCGTCGACGCTCATCATGTCGAACGACGTCACCGGCGTACCGGCCTCTGCGGCCTTCATCTACTACCCGTGGGCCGTCGACCTCGGCAGCACGAAGGGGTAG
- a CDS encoding ABC transporter permease: protein MTSILLPRVRRRRRSGSDLGFWISCGFLALIAVAAAFAPLLAPYEADSVDFAAIWEGPSAQHLLGTDQLGRDLFSRLLIGAGETLVGPVVLLVLATILGVAIGVLAAWRGGWIDTVLARVTDVMFAFPGLLFVVLVIAVFGKGPATAIVALALAYAPVIAKYTRSLALSEMTRPYIDAYRVQGLGGLTICLRGVIPNLLPPLVGYLVVLFGEALMSLATLSFLGFGAQPPSSEWGLMVQEGQPGIIQGEFLPTLVPGAAIAIVVIAVNVAGVRVADRLLAKG from the coding sequence ATGACCTCGATCCTGCTCCCGCGGGTTCGCAGACGCCGGCGGTCCGGATCCGACCTCGGGTTCTGGATCTCCTGCGGCTTCCTCGCCCTCATCGCCGTCGCGGCCGCCTTCGCCCCACTCCTCGCCCCCTACGAGGCCGACAGTGTCGACTTCGCGGCGATTTGGGAAGGTCCGAGCGCACAGCACCTGCTCGGCACGGACCAACTCGGACGCGACCTCTTCTCCCGGTTGCTCATCGGGGCAGGCGAGACGCTGGTGGGCCCGGTGGTGCTGCTCGTGCTCGCCACCATCCTCGGTGTGGCGATCGGCGTATTGGCGGCATGGCGAGGGGGGTGGATCGATACCGTCCTGGCCCGCGTGACCGACGTGATGTTCGCGTTCCCCGGCCTGCTCTTCGTCGTGCTCGTCATCGCCGTGTTCGGCAAGGGTCCCGCAACAGCGATCGTTGCACTCGCGCTCGCCTATGCACCGGTGATCGCGAAGTACACGCGAAGCCTTGCGTTGAGCGAGATGACGCGTCCCTACATCGACGCCTACCGGGTTCAGGGGCTCGGCGGCTTGACGATCTGCCTGCGCGGAGTCATCCCGAACCTGCTGCCTCCGCTCGTCGGATACCTGGTCGTGCTCTTCGGGGAAGCTCTCATGAGCCTTGCGACGTTGAGTTTCCTCGGGTTCGGCGCGCAGCCTCCGAGTTCCGAATGGGGCCTGATGGTGCAGGAGGGGCAACCCGGCATCATCCAGGGAGAGTTCCTCCCGACGCTGGTGCCCGGTGCTGCCATCGCCATCGTCGTCATCGCGGTGAACGTCGCCGGGGTGCGTGTGGCCGACCGACTTCTTGCGAAGGGATGA
- a CDS encoding ABC transporter ATP-binding protein produces the protein MSLVEVSDLYRAFRMGPGTERVVAVNNVSFAIDAGEALGLVGESGSGKSTIARILVGLERADAGSAVIDGVDRLRRPRGRAERLARARAVQMVFQDPNGSLDRRLTVRQTLRRTLRLREEAAGPHADRTIAELLDRVRLTERHADAKPHELSGGQRQRVAIARALAVSPRLVVLDEAVSALDVSVQAQVLELLAEIQRESRVSYLFVSHDLAVVRELCSRVLVLFRGAVVEQGDTERVLTHPEHPYSQLLIASTPGPGWDPERVVRDRMTFTQRMEVVGGGESG, from the coding sequence ATGAGTCTGGTGGAAGTCTCCGATCTGTACCGGGCGTTTCGGATGGGTCCGGGAACAGAGCGCGTCGTCGCTGTCAACAACGTGAGTTTCGCCATCGACGCAGGTGAGGCGCTCGGTCTCGTCGGTGAATCGGGCTCGGGCAAGTCGACGATCGCCCGGATTCTCGTCGGTCTGGAGCGCGCCGACGCGGGGTCGGCGGTGATCGACGGTGTCGATCGCCTCCGCAGGCCGCGCGGCAGGGCTGAGCGCCTGGCGAGAGCTCGCGCGGTGCAGATGGTGTTCCAGGACCCGAACGGGTCGCTGGATCGCCGACTGACCGTGCGGCAGACGCTGCGGCGGACTCTGAGGCTGCGAGAGGAGGCAGCGGGTCCTCATGCCGACCGTACGATCGCGGAGCTGCTGGATCGGGTGCGACTCACCGAACGGCATGCCGACGCGAAGCCCCACGAGCTTTCGGGCGGTCAGCGACAGCGCGTTGCGATCGCACGGGCACTCGCGGTCTCTCCTCGTCTCGTCGTCCTCGACGAGGCCGTATCCGCACTCGATGTCTCCGTGCAGGCTCAGGTACTCGAACTCCTCGCCGAGATCCAGCGCGAGTCGAGGGTGAGCTACCTGTTCGTCAGTCACGATCTCGCTGTCGTCCGCGAACTCTGCTCCCGGGTTCTCGTGCTCTTCCGTGGCGCAGTCGTCGAACAGGGGGACACCGAGCGGGTTCTGACCCATCCCGAGCACCCCTATTCGCAACTCCTCATCGCTTCGACGCCCGGCCCGGGGTGGGATCCGGAGCGGGTCGTCCGCGACCGGATGACGTTCACGCAGCGCATGGAGGTCGTGGGCGGGGGCGAATCGGGCTAG